The Fortiea contorta PCC 7126 genome has a segment encoding these proteins:
- a CDS encoding BrnT family toxin: protein MLNGVTFVWNKEKAWINPSNHDGVTFQQATEAFFDPFLVVIDASRNDEERDAVIGLDRRWNLLYVVYIERENDIIRIISARKATRKEREYYES from the coding sequence GTGCTTAATGGTGTCACTTTCGTTTGGAACAAAGAAAAAGCTTGGATAAATCCCAGCAATCATGATGGCGTGACATTTCAGCAAGCTACAGAGGCATTTTTCGATCCGTTTTTAGTAGTTATTGATGCAAGTCGGAATGATGAAGAAAGAGATGCTGTTATTGGCTTAGACAGACGGTGGAATCTTCTGTATGTTGTCTACATTGAACGTGAAAACGACATAATTCGGATCATTTCAGCACGTAAAGCAACACGCAAGGAGAGAGAATATTATGAAAGCTGA
- a CDS encoding type IV pilus twitching motility protein PilT, with amino-acid sequence MDEHFTFQFPVSKLPPLPPPPPEKLVQRQKKPISIQQMVRDAHLKKASDIHIRVGELPRFRIQGEMQIYQATEVVTPTIFEAYLGEVLSAAARVRFAETKELDTAIVYPGFLRCRVNCFETLTGGAMVLRLITLDVPTIDELELPTILKEIVNKKQGLILVTGPTGSGKSTTLAAMIRHLNETTAKHIVTIEDPIEYIHPSQKCLISQREVGLHTDEFHHALRSVLREDPDVILIGEMRDRLTVDTALKAAQTGHLVLGTLHTKNTLGAINRLLNIYNPEEQAAMRVQIVDSLVAIIAQMLLPKTDGGRKAVMEILINTPTMQDYLLQGEQTEAYQLMEASSNEGMQVINDALCELMLTGQITIENAIAVSPDVGDLRRRALNGGFDPARSTRRDLYTDYDYSPR; translated from the coding sequence ATGGACGAACATTTTACATTCCAGTTTCCAGTTTCCAAATTACCACCCTTACCACCGCCGCCACCAGAAAAGTTAGTTCAACGACAAAAAAAGCCGATTTCCATACAACAAATGGTGCGTGATGCTCATCTAAAAAAAGCCTCTGATATTCATATTCGTGTGGGCGAATTGCCTAGATTCAGAATTCAGGGTGAAATGCAGATTTATCAAGCTACAGAAGTTGTGACACCAACAATTTTTGAGGCTTATTTGGGTGAAGTGCTTTCTGCGGCTGCAAGAGTGCGGTTTGCAGAAACTAAAGAATTAGATACGGCGATTGTCTATCCTGGATTTTTGCGTTGTCGTGTCAACTGTTTTGAAACTTTAACTGGCGGCGCAATGGTGCTGCGGTTAATTACGCTGGATGTCCCTACTATTGATGAGTTGGAATTACCGACTATTTTAAAAGAAATTGTTAATAAAAAACAGGGATTAATTTTAGTTACGGGCCCGACTGGCTCAGGAAAATCAACGACTCTGGCGGCGATGATTCGCCATCTGAACGAGACAACAGCAAAACATATCGTGACTATTGAAGACCCAATTGAGTATATTCATCCTTCCCAAAAATGCTTAATTAGTCAGCGAGAAGTGGGTTTACATACTGATGAATTTCATCATGCTTTACGGTCGGTGTTGCGGGAAGATCCAGATGTAATTTTAATTGGGGAAATGCGCGATCGCTTGACTGTGGATACCGCATTGAAAGCAGCCCAAACTGGTCATTTGGTTTTAGGTACGCTCCATACCAAAAATACTTTGGGAGCAATTAATCGCCTGCTCAATATCTATAACCCTGAAGAACAAGCAGCAATGCGAGTGCAGATTGTTGATTCATTGGTAGCCATTATCGCGCAAATGTTGCTGCCAAAAACGGATGGTGGTCGTAAAGCGGTGATGGAAATTTTAATTAATACACCGACTATGCAAGATTACTTACTGCAGGGAGAACAAACAGAAGCTTATCAACTGATGGAAGCTAGTAGTAATGAGGGTATGCAAGTAATAAATGATGCTTTGTGTGAATTGATGCTCACTGGTCAAATTACGATCGAGAATGCGATCGCTGTCTCTCCCGATGTCGGCGATTTACGCCGTCGCGCCCTCAATGGTGGCTTTGATCCGGCCCGTTCTACTCGGCGCGATTTGTATACAGATTACGACTATAGCCCACGTTAG